ACCTGGTGGGGTTCGTCGCGGGCTGGACCGGGCGCTTCATCCGAGAGAGCCTGGCCGACGAGGGCATCCCGGCCACGCTCATCGAGGTCGGCGGGCTCTCCCGCACCTGCACGCTGCTGGTCGACCCATCTCGCGGCCAGGCGACCGTCGTCAACGAGGAGGGCGAGCTGACGGTCCGCGAGGTTGACATCGCACGCCTGCTGCACGGCCTGGCAGCCCTCGCGCCCCAGGCCCGGGCCGTCACCCTCAGCGGCAGCCTGCCCCCCGCCGTGCCCGACGACCTCTACGCGCGGGTCATCCGGCAAGCGCACGCGGCCGGCGTCCCGACCATCCTGGACACCAGCGGCCGGCCCCTGCAACACGGGCTCGCAGCCGGCCCCTGGCTCGTCAAGCCCAATCGGAGCGAGCTGCTCCAGCTCCTCTCGCTGATCGACGCCCGGCACCCCGGGGCGGCCGCCATGCCGGTGGAGCCGGCCGTGGACCTCGGCCCATCGGGCGACGAGGGGACGGTGGCGTCCGCCGCCCGGCGTCTGCTGGCGTACGGGGTGACCTGCGCGGTCGTCTCGATGGGGGCGGCCGGGGCGCTGGCCGTCACCTCCGATGGCACCTGGCTCGCCCGGGCCCCGGCGGTCCGGGTCACCAACCCCATCGGCGCCGGCGACAGCATGGTGGCCGCCCTGGCCGAGGGCGTGGCTTGGGGCCGGCGCCTGCCGGAGATGCTGCGGCGGGCGGTCGCGGCCGGCAGCGCGGACGTGGCCACCTTCGGCCCGGGCGTCATCGATCGCGACGAGGTCGAGCGCCTGGCTGCCGCCGTCGAGCCCGTGCCCCTGGCCGCGGGTGTCGGCCCTCCCGCCTGACGGTCGCCGCGCCGGGCCGCCTCAA
This genomic interval from Limnochorda sp. LNt contains the following:
- a CDS encoding 1-phosphofructokinase family hexose kinase — protein: MPAMVVVFGPNLAVDRVLDVPGFRAGGVFRTGHTRVVAGGKGANVARALRALGVDVHLVGFVAGWTGRFIRESLADEGIPATLIEVGGLSRTCTLLVDPSRGQATVVNEEGELTVREVDIARLLHGLAALAPQARAVTLSGSLPPAVPDDLYARVIRQAHAAGVPTILDTSGRPLQHGLAAGPWLVKPNRSELLQLLSLIDARHPGAAAMPVEPAVDLGPSGDEGTVASAARRLLAYGVTCAVVSMGAAGALAVTSDGTWLARAPAVRVTNPIGAGDSMVAALAEGVAWGRRLPEMLRRAVAAGSADVATFGPGVIDRDEVERLAAAVEPVPLAAGVGPPA